From one Candidatus Rokuibacteriota bacterium genomic stretch:
- a CDS encoding OmpA family protein, which translates to MTGKVVSLMLCAGVALSATACATKGFVGTQVGQAEARLGQVSQRVDEQDATLRDTKTRVEEARQSIDVHGQRLQGLDGKVMEAGALASEATTVAREARKGADEAAASARDVDGRLTQRLANRNRYAPVETRTLYFAFGKAELRDEAINELGEVVKILKEDPNAVVELQGHTDSVGNDRLNLRLSRERADAVVRHLVHKHGIELRRIHALGLGKAVPVANNDTQEGRAKNRRLDIRILAPQA; encoded by the coding sequence ATGACGGGCAAGGTGGTTTCTCTGATGCTCTGTGCAGGTGTGGCTCTCTCGGCCACGGCGTGCGCGACCAAGGGCTTTGTCGGGACGCAGGTCGGCCAGGCCGAGGCGCGGCTGGGCCAGGTCAGCCAGCGGGTGGACGAGCAGGATGCCACGCTGCGCGACACCAAGACTCGCGTGGAGGAGGCTCGCCAGTCCATCGACGTGCACGGCCAGCGGCTCCAGGGACTCGATGGCAAGGTGATGGAAGCCGGCGCGCTGGCATCGGAGGCCACGACAGTGGCGCGGGAGGCCCGGAAGGGCGCGGACGAGGCGGCAGCGAGCGCCCGCGACGTGGACGGCCGGCTGACGCAGCGCCTGGCCAACCGCAACCGCTATGCCCCAGTCGAGACACGGACGCTCTACTTCGCCTTCGGCAAGGCCGAACTCCGTGACGAGGCCATCAACGAGCTCGGCGAGGTGGTGAAGATACTCAAGGAGGACCCGAACGCCGTGGTCGAGCTCCAGGGGCACACCGACTCGGTGGGCAACGACCGGCTCAACCTGAGGCTGAGCCGGGAGCGGGCCGATGCGGTGGTCCGCCATCTCGTCCACAAGCACGGCATCGAGCTCAGGCGCATCCACGCGCTCGGCCTCGGCAAAGCCGTCCCGGTGGCCAACAACGATACCCAGGAGGGACGGGCAAAGAACCGCCGCCTCGACATCAGGATCCTGGCGCCCCAGGCCTAG
- a CDS encoding PAS domain-containing protein gives MSWSLKTKEALAVTLLALGVVATTTFVHLAQLTRVVVEESRRQADLVAKQIYAQSGRALAARRGGGPREVLRRDRDLRSLVEASVGYSPHLLYALIADQDGAIIVHSERQKEGGAAVSRPDLRTLLTLDPLRRVYLLYARGQTYEAVLPVTLNGAPFGAIRIGVSTTLLGRELSAAVTQTLALAGLALPVAWLLALFLVNLVLRPVGQLARDVDRLRRGELEAPAAGGGGRTDELGELSAQLQLLSEQLRSDRVKSLSEKAHLQHVVEILEDGIIFFTPDRRVLFYNKATEAVVGRPLAEARGARPEELLPPGHALRAVLERAFADREDVRNATITLAVDEAPRELLVSVFFVADVQKAMGAMVLLRDLESIKTLQSLISYSAKLAALGRLTSGVAHEVKNPLNAMMIHLELARARLDASAPDVKQSLDVIGSEIRRLDLVVQGFLKFIRPQELSLKAVDVNALLQSAVALLEPEWQPAGVRFDLGLDPTCPPLSADEDLLRQAFLNILVNACQAMPQGGTVSIATSWRRRDHVTVTIADEGVGIRPEDLDRIFSLYYTTKPGGSGIGLSIVYRIVQMHDGTIDVASEVGRRTIVTCRFPLR, from the coding sequence CAGATCTATGCCCAGAGCGGCCGGGCCCTGGCGGCGCGGCGGGGCGGGGGACCGCGCGAGGTGCTACGGCGGGACCGTGATCTCCGGAGCCTCGTGGAGGCCAGCGTCGGCTACTCGCCGCACCTGCTCTACGCGCTGATCGCCGACCAGGACGGGGCGATCATCGTCCACAGCGAGCGCCAGAAGGAGGGAGGCGCCGCCGTCTCCCGACCGGACCTCAGAACGCTGCTCACGCTGGACCCGCTGCGCCGCGTCTACCTGCTCTACGCCCGAGGGCAGACCTACGAGGCGGTGCTGCCCGTGACGCTTAACGGCGCGCCCTTCGGCGCGATCCGGATCGGCGTCTCCACGACCCTCCTGGGCCGGGAACTCTCCGCGGCCGTCACCCAGACGCTGGCCCTGGCCGGGCTCGCGCTGCCCGTGGCCTGGCTGCTGGCGCTCTTCCTCGTCAACCTCGTTCTCAGACCCGTCGGCCAGCTCGCGCGGGACGTGGACCGGCTCCGCCGGGGCGAGCTGGAGGCACCCGCCGCGGGCGGGGGGGGGCGCACGGACGAGCTGGGAGAGCTCTCCGCCCAGCTCCAGCTCCTCAGCGAGCAGCTCCGCTCCGACCGCGTGAAGAGCCTGTCGGAGAAGGCCCACCTGCAGCACGTCGTGGAGATCCTCGAGGACGGCATCATCTTCTTCACGCCGGACCGGCGCGTGCTCTTCTACAACAAGGCCACCGAGGCCGTGGTGGGGCGTCCGCTGGCGGAGGCCAGGGGCGCGCGGCCCGAGGAGTTGCTCCCTCCGGGGCACGCCCTCCGCGCGGTGCTGGAGCGGGCCTTCGCCGACCGCGAGGATGTCCGCAACGCTACCATCACGCTGGCCGTGGACGAGGCGCCCCGGGAGCTGCTGGTGTCCGTGTTCTTCGTGGCGGACGTGCAGAAGGCCATGGGCGCCATGGTGCTGCTGCGCGATCTCGAGTCCATCAAGACGCTCCAGTCGCTCATCTCCTACTCCGCCAAGCTCGCCGCCCTCGGCCGCCTGACCTCGGGCGTCGCGCACGAGGTCAAGAACCCGCTGAACGCCATGATGATCCACCTGGAGCTGGCGCGGGCCCGGCTCGACGCCTCGGCGCCCGACGTCAAGCAGAGCCTGGATGTGATCGGCAGCGAGATCCGCCGGCTGGACCTGGTGGTGCAGGGCTTCCTCAAGTTCATTCGCCCTCAGGAGCTGTCGCTCAAGGCCGTGGACGTCAATGCCCTGCTCCAGTCCGCCGTGGCGCTGCTGGAGCCGGAGTGGCAGCCGGCCGGCGTGCGCTTCGACCTCGGGCTGGACCCGACCTGTCCGCCCCTCTCGGCCGACGAGGATCTCCTGCGCCAGGCGTTCCTCAATATCCTGGTCAACGCCTGCCAGGCGATGCCCCAGGGCGGAACCGTGAGCATCGCCACCTCGTGGCGGCGGCGCGATCACGTCACGGTCACCATCGCCGACGAGGGGGTGGGTATCCGCCCTGAGGACCTTGACCGGATCTTTTCCCTCTACTACACGACCAAGCCTGGCGGCAGCGGCATCGGCCTGTCCATCGTCTACCGCATCGTGCAGATGCACGACGGCACCATCGATGTCGCCTCGGAGGTGGGGCGGCGGACCATCGTGACCTGCCGCTTCCCGCTGCGATGA
- a CDS encoding response regulator, with protein MRENLQAAEQARRSGAARGALLIVEDDLHSREGLRDLLARSGFSVEIAADGIQAIRKVKDAHFGGAIIDLDLPRFHGLTIDGWDVARICRAFVPDIALVLVSAEGGAHVGARARGIPRCDFIEKPIDPERLKATLGRLALGGEEERGDSRA; from the coding sequence GTGAGGGAGAACCTCCAAGCCGCGGAGCAGGCGAGGCGAAGTGGCGCGGCGCGGGGGGCGCTCCTCATCGTGGAGGACGATCTCCATAGCCGTGAAGGACTGCGGGACCTGCTCGCGCGGAGCGGCTTCAGCGTCGAGATCGCCGCCGACGGCATCCAGGCCATCCGCAAGGTCAAGGATGCGCACTTCGGGGGAGCGATCATCGACCTCGACCTCCCGCGGTTTCACGGCCTCACGATCGACGGGTGGGACGTCGCCCGCATCTGCCGCGCCTTCGTGCCAGACATCGCGCTCGTTCTCGTGAGCGCCGAGGGCGGGGCCCATGTGGGGGCGCGCGCCCGCGGCATTCCCAGGTGCGACTTCATCGAGAAGCCGATCGACCCGGAGCGTCTCAAGGCCACCCTCGGGCGGCTCGCGCTCGGGGGGGAGGAGGAACGCGGCGACAGCCGCGCGTGA